A single window of Sphingobacteriales bacterium DNA harbors:
- a CDS encoding UDP-2,3-diacylglucosamine diphosphatase yields MYKELSLNIELQNNRKIYFLSDIHLGTPNEQQSLQREKIVVRFLSSIANDAQTIFFVGDIFDFWFEYKHAVPKYFIRFFAKIIELREKGIDIYFIKGNHDLWMSDYLEQLLDIKLVEDRILLKANKKTFFITHGDGKGPGDTKYKTLKKIFTNPICKYLFSWVHPDIGIKIAQIWSRSSFTDPKTEKFKGEESEWLITYTKKKLETNNVDYFIFGHRHLPMKLDISSSSMYINLGDWIVNFTYAVFDGSNLALNVFENNINE; encoded by the coding sequence ATGTACAAAGAGTTGTCTCTAAATATTGAATTACAAAACAATAGGAAAATATATTTTTTATCAGATATACATTTGGGTACACCAAATGAACAACAATCATTACAAAGAGAAAAAATAGTAGTTCGTTTCTTATCATCAATAGCAAATGATGCACAAACTATCTTTTTTGTAGGCGATATTTTTGATTTTTGGTTTGAGTATAAACATGCTGTGCCAAAATATTTCATCCGTTTTTTTGCAAAAATTATTGAACTAAGAGAAAAAGGAATAGATATTTACTTTATAAAAGGAAACCACGATTTGTGGATGAGTGACTACCTAGAGCAACTATTAGACATAAAACTTGTAGAAGATAGAATATTACTCAAAGCCAATAAAAAAACATTTTTCATTACACATGGCGATGGCAAAGGACCAGGCGATACCAAATATAAAACACTTAAAAAAATATTTACCAATCCAATATGTAAATACCTGTTTTCGTGGGTGCATCCAGATATTGGTATAAAAATTGCACAAATTTGGAGTAGAAGTAGTTTTACAGATCCTAAAACAGAAAAATTTAAAGGAGAAGAAAGCGAATGGTTAATAACATATACAAAGAAGAAATTGGAAACAAATAATGTAGATTATTTCATATTTGGTCATCGTCATTTGCCGATGAAGCTAGATATATCTAGTAGTTCAATGTACATAAATCTTGGAGATTGGATTGTAAATTTCACTTATGCAGTATTTGATGGAAGCAATCTAGCATTAAATGTATTTGAAAATAACATAAATGAATAA
- a CDS encoding DUF4293 domain-containing protein: protein MIQRIQSVYLLLVVVAIVAFIFVPFGSVKMEDVQQVLTIKKVVPLTIASAVVGIVALVSIFLFNNRQLQMRIVLLNSFLSIVLIGLFIYGLLAHVGLDKYSFGAGAIFPVFIFIFNLLAYSAIKSDDKLVKSMDRLR, encoded by the coding sequence ATGATACAAAGAATCCAATCAGTTTATTTATTATTAGTTGTAGTTGCTATTGTTGCGTTTATTTTTGTTCCGTTTGGTAGTGTAAAAATGGAAGATGTACAACAAGTTTTGACAATCAAAAAGGTTGTTCCTCTTACAATTGCAAGTGCTGTTGTTGGTATAGTTGCGCTTGTTTCTATATTTTTATTCAACAACAGACAATTACAAATGCGTATTGTGCTTTTAAATAGTTTTTTATCTATTGTACTAATTGGATTGTTTATTTATGGTTTACTAGCACATGTTGGTTTGGATAAATATTCTTTTGGTGCTGGTGCTATTTTTCCAGTTTTTATCTTCATTTTTAATTTATTGGCTTATAGTGCCATCAAATCTGATGATAAGTTGGTAAAAAGCATGGATAGATTGAGATAG